A window of Candidatus Margulisiibacteriota bacterium genomic DNA:
GCGGCATCGGCGATCTGTATAATTTTCGGCTCGAGCCTTCGCTGACTCTCGGCTGCGGCTCCTGGGGCGGCAACTCCGTCAGCGGCAACGTCGGAGTGCAGCATCTGCTCAATCTCAAAACTGTCGCGGAAAGGAAAGAAAATATGCTGTGGTATAGAGTTCCTCCGAAAATTTATTTCAAGCGCGGTTCGACCGATCTGGCGCTGCGCGAATACGAGGGCAAGAAACGTGCGTTCATTATCACCGACCGGTTTTTATTTAACAGCGGCGCGACCCGCAGTATTACCAGTGTGCTGGAAGAGATCGGCACGGCTTACGAAATATTTTTTGAAGTACAGCCGGATCCGACTTTGAGCACGGTCAACGCCGCGCTGAATATCGTCCGGCCTTATGAGCCGGATCTGCTCATCGCGCTGGGCGGCGGCTCGCCGATGGACGTGGCCAAAATTATCTGGCTCATGTACGAACAACCCGAGGCTAAATTTGAAGACATTTCGATGCGCTTCATGGACATCCGTAAACGCATCTGCGCCATTCCTGAGCTGGGCAAAAAAGCCCAGCTGGTCTGTATCCCGACCACGTCCGGCACCGGCTCGGAAGTCACACCGTTCTCGATCATCACCGATGACAAAGAACATGTGAAATATGCTATAGCGGATTACGCGCTGACGCCGTCCATGGCGATCATCGATCCGGATTTTGTGGACGGCATGCCGCAAAGTCTGACGGCAGCCGGTGGCATTGACGCTCTGGTGCACGCGGTCGAAGCTTATGTTTCCATCATGGCGACAAATTTCACCAACGCGCAGGCTCTGGAAGCGATCAAGCAGGTTTTCCGTTACCTGCCCCGCTCATATAAAGAAGGCCGCAACGATCCGCGCGCCCGCGAAAAAATGCACTACGCCGCGACGATCGCCGGCCTGTCTTTTGCCAACGCTTTTTTGGGCATTTGCCATTCTCTGGCACATAAGCTCGGCGCGGCTTTTAATATTCCGCACGGCATCGCCAACGCGCTGCTTTTTTGTCAGGTGATCCGTTTTAACGCGACGGACTGCCCGAAAAAACAGGCGGCTTTTCCGCAGTACAAAGTGCCGGAAGCCAAGAAGCGCTACGCGCAGATCGCCCACAATCTATACCTCGGCGGCAAGACCGAGGCTGAGCAGGTCGAGCTGCTGCTCCAGGCGATCGCCAAACTGAAAGCGGATCTGGAAATTCCCAGCTCCATTCAGGAATATTTTGCCAAATATAATCCGCAAATAAAGGAAGCGGATTTCTTAGGCAAGCTGGATTTTCTCGTGCGCAATGCTTTTGACGATCAATGTACGGGAGCCAATCCGGTCTATCCGCTGCTGTCTGATCTCAAGCAGATTTATCTTGACGCTTATTATGGAAAATTTTAGTCATTAAAAAAATTCGCCGCCTGCGTGCGCTACGGCCGCGGGCGGCAAGCAGCGTCGCCGATCCTCTGGCCAGTAAAAATCAGCTTTGTAGTCTAAATATTTTAAAAAAGTTGAGCTACAATATGCCCGGAAAGGAAAATTATGCGGACTGTTATTGAAGTGCAAAAATTAAAACGAGAAATTTTAGTTTATTTGATCAAGGCCTTTTACAGCAATGATTTCGCGGAGAATGTCCGCTTGATACCCTACGACATGCGCCCCAAAGGTTCGCCAGTGCCTTTTCGCTGCTGCATTCATAAAGAAAGAGCGATCCTGCGCTCGCGCACGCTGGCGGGGCTGGGGCTGGCTATCGAGGACGACAATGAGCGCGCGGAATTATCCGTTTACGCGGCGCAGGCCCTGCGGAGAACAAGCAACGCTGAAAATCCGCTGACCGTTTTGCAAAGCGCCTGTCAGGGCTGTGTGGAAAGTTTTATTCATGTCACCGATCTCTGCCAAAACTGCGTCGCCAAGTCCTGCATTAATTCCTGCAAGTTTGGCGCCATAAAAACCACGCGCGGCCGCGCCAGCATCGACAGTGCCAAATGCAAAAAGTGCCGCCTGTGCATCAAAGCCTGTCCTTATCAAGCTATCGTTAAGACGATCGTGCCCTGCGAAAACGCCTGTCCGACCGGCGCCATCGCCAAAGACCGCGGCGGTCTGGCCTGCATCGACACCGCCAAATGCATTTCCTGCGGCAGATGCGTCGTCACCTGCCCGTTTGGCGCGATACACAATAAAAGCCAGATCATCGACGTGCTGAAAAAAATCCAGGACAGGAAAAAAGTTGTCGCCATGATCGCGCCAGCCCTGCTCGGCCAAATGTCCTGCGCGGCCGGACAGCTGCACAGCGCGCTCAAAAAAAGCGGTTTCACGCTAGTCTACGAAGTCGCGCAGGGCGCGGAGATCACGGCGCGCGCCGAAGCTCAAGATCTGGCGGAGCGTCTGCAAAAAGGTGACGCTTTTATGACCACCTCCTGCTGTTCAGCCTACAACGAATTGGTCAAAAAACATCTGCCGGAAATCCGGCCTTTTGTTTCGCGCACGCAAACTCCCCTGCACTATACGGCGGAGATCGTCCGCCGCGAGCAGCCGGACGCCGTCAATGTTTTTATCAGCCCCTGCCTGTCTAAATTTACGGAAGCGCGGCAAGATCCCAATATCGATCACGTGCTGACTTTTGAGGAAATCGGCGCGCTGTTCACCGCGCTGAATATCAAGCCGGAAGAACTGCCGGAGGAAAATTTTGCCTATAACTCCGCCCGGGAAGCGCGCGGTTTTGCGCTCAGCGGCGGCGTCGCCCGCTCAGTACAGGCCGCCTGGACCGGCGATCCGGCGGCGGTCAAACCAGCGCTGCTCAACGGACTGCCCAAAACAGCGCTCAACGAGCTGCGCGCCTATGCCCAGCAAGGCCGCTGTCCGGCCGGCAATCTACTGGAAATCATGTGCTGCGAAGGCGGCTGCGCCAATGGGCCGGCGGTCATCAGCGCGGGAAAATCCGCAGCCGCACGGATAGAGAAATATGCGGCCGCCGCAGTCTCACTGACAGGATCACAAATATGAGCGCTCCAATTTCCAGCAATGGCATCAAACGCCTGACCTTATATCACCACATTTTAAGCGGCTATTTAGCGAAAGCCAAAGAATATATTTCCAGCCAGCGGATCGCCGAGCTGCTCAAGATCGACGACTCGCAGGTGCGCAAAGACATCGTGCTCTGCGCGGCCAGCGGCAAAAACCATGTCGGCTACAATGTGCGGGAATTAAAAAAAGCCATCGAGCAGCTGCTAGGTTTTCGGGCGCAAAAAGCGGCTTTCGTTGTCGGCGCGGGGAATCTCGGCAGCGCTTTGGCCAAACATACGGATTTTGCGGATTACGGTCTGGACATTGTCGCGCTTTTTGACAATGATCCGGCTAAGATCGACCGGTTTATCAACGGCAAAAAAATCTATCCGCTGTCCGAACTGCATCAGGTGATTACGCGCGAACAGCTGGTCAATAAACGCAAGGTGGAAATCGCCATTTTGACCGTGCCGGCCAGCGCGGCGCAAAACTCCGCTGATCTACTGACGCAGGCGCAAATAAAATATCTCTGGAATTTCACGCCGACGATATTGTCTGTGCCGGATGATGTCCGGGTCTGCAACGAAAATCTGGTCGGTAATTTTTTAGATTTTACAAATAACTGAGCAGCGCGGC
This region includes:
- the adhE gene encoding bifunctional acetaldehyde-CoA/alcohol dehydrogenase, producing the protein MTLDDLNKLIAKVKEAQNIYATYSQEKVDAIFKAAAIAADKARIDLAEMAVAETGMGVLEDKIIKNHFAAEYIYNKHKNAKTCGVVSWDKANGIKTVAAPLGLIAGVVPTTNPTSTAIFKALLALKTRNAIIFSPHPRAKKCTVAAARLALEAAVRAGAPENIIAWIDEPTIELSNALMAHPDIHAILATGGPGMVKAAYSSGKPALGVGPGNTPAIIDETADIDLAVSSILLSKTFDNGMICASEQSIIAVADVYKEVKKELALRGAYLLNRAEADKLGKIILNDKGAVNAAIVGQPASKIAALAGLKTPANIKVLVSEETSYAADNPYAYEKLSPILTLYKAKDFKEAVDIAGALIELGGLGHTSVLYTDERTQERIDYFANKLPTCRLLINSPSSHGGIGDLYNFRLEPSLTLGCGSWGGNSVSGNVGVQHLLNLKTVAERKENMLWYRVPPKIYFKRGSTDLALREYEGKKRAFIITDRFLFNSGATRSITSVLEEIGTAYEIFFEVQPDPTLSTVNAALNIVRPYEPDLLIALGGGSPMDVAKIIWLMYEQPEAKFEDISMRFMDIRKRICAIPELGKKAQLVCIPTTSGTGSEVTPFSIITDDKEHVKYAIADYALTPSMAIIDPDFVDGMPQSLTAAGGIDALVHAVEAYVSIMATNFTNAQALEAIKQVFRYLPRSYKEGRNDPRAREKMHYAATIAGLSFANAFLGICHSLAHKLGAAFNIPHGIANALLFCQVIRFNATDCPKKQAAFPQYKVPEAKKRYAQIAHNLYLGGKTEAEQVELLLQAIAKLKADLEIPSSIQEYFAKYNPQIKEADFLGKLDFLVRNAFDDQCTGANPVYPLLSDLKQIYLDAYYGKF
- a CDS encoding monomeric [FeFe] hydrogenase, translating into MRTVIEVQKLKREILVYLIKAFYSNDFAENVRLIPYDMRPKGSPVPFRCCIHKERAILRSRTLAGLGLAIEDDNERAELSVYAAQALRRTSNAENPLTVLQSACQGCVESFIHVTDLCQNCVAKSCINSCKFGAIKTTRGRASIDSAKCKKCRLCIKACPYQAIVKTIVPCENACPTGAIAKDRGGLACIDTAKCISCGRCVVTCPFGAIHNKSQIIDVLKKIQDRKKVVAMIAPALLGQMSCAAGQLHSALKKSGFTLVYEVAQGAEITARAEAQDLAERLQKGDAFMTTSCCSAYNELVKKHLPEIRPFVSRTQTPLHYTAEIVRREQPDAVNVFISPCLSKFTEARQDPNIDHVLTFEEIGALFTALNIKPEELPEENFAYNSAREARGFALSGGVARSVQAAWTGDPAAVKPALLNGLPKTALNELRAYAQQGRCPAGNLLEIMCCEGGCANGPAVISAGKSAAARIEKYAAAAVSLTGSQI
- a CDS encoding redox-sensing transcriptional repressor Rex, with the protein product MSAPISSNGIKRLTLYHHILSGYLAKAKEYISSQRIAELLKIDDSQVRKDIVLCAASGKNHVGYNVRELKKAIEQLLGFRAQKAAFVVGAGNLGSALAKHTDFADYGLDIVALFDNDPAKIDRFINGKKIYPLSELHQVITREQLVNKRKVEIAILTVPASAAQNSADLLTQAQIKYLWNFTPTILSVPDDVRVCNENLVGNFLDFTNN